The DNA window AAACATGTTTTTCTCAGTTACTACGAGTGATTGTGAAATTACTGAGATCATGAAGCAACAGCATAGCTATGAAGCTACAAGAAGGAAAACACTTCTGCCAACAGCTTTGCCCAGACTTACAGCACTGAATGAGTCAACACTAGATGTCTACAGTTAAAGCCAGTCTCAAGATTTGAGTTGCGATTTTCTGTGAAAATAATTGTAGCGTGCGATTATATGGACtctgatataaaaaataaaaaaattaaggccCTGTAAAGTTTGACAATctcaactagggctgcacaatattggaaaaatctgacattgtgatattttgtttttctggggCAATATCAATAATATTTCATCAGATTACTTGAATAGCTCTTTTTGGAAAAACATCATGAATTTGATTGGGGTGATTTCGTAAGGGTGTGAATcaagtatataaaaaataaacaaaattgctAGCATGAATAATtacaacagagcaaagaaaaaaagctaaataatcaaataatatgaataaacagTGTTCATGGCTTTCCAGAGAATCAAAcggtattcaggtacagaaatccaataatgaaatgtaaaacacTGTATGGTCGTCATcatattaataattcagtaaaattaaACCTCATCAAAGTTACAAATGTTGTACTTTTGTGTCTGAATGCTTTCCCTCTCTTAAAATGCGTTTGAAACgcatgcaaatgataaagtttTCCTCTGTTATGGCTAtacaatgactccacaaatctcatgtattttCAATAGttgtgctgatcaactataatccctcAACACTGAATATCCTGTGATTTATTCTAGCATTACAATTAGagagctttatatatatatatatatatatatatatatatatatatatatatatatatatatatatatatatatatatatatatatatatatatattcattgctgatggttttccctgttgggaagaggttaaATGAGTAACTTTTAacagttgatcatcagttggcagtgTTAACACTTTAGATAGTAGAGGTGTCACGGATATGGTTGATCAACCATGATCACAACCCAAGGTTTGGAAGACACATGACCTgtgaattaatgcatttatttttttcttgtaatttCAATGACGTGAGAGGCAATCTTTCTGCAatcattacaaatttaggattcaTCAACTTGTATGAAAGcgtttaggctttcctgtaaaacaTAATGATGATGAAAAGAGTTGTTGAATATTCGGGATGTGCTGgatttcttaggttattaaaggcgTTTTCTATCACTACTTGTTTAGACTGCATTAATGCATTtggtgtaagctgcacgattaatcattaaaagatcgggatctcaacacccacacaacataaattaaaaaatgatggtgatttgcacatgtttattaatttttagttatgaagttacaaaacagtcaaataacacagaagtactggaataacagtttatagtttagaaaaaaaaacactgatatgTATGGCATAcatgccaacactcccgtttttcccaggggTCTACCGTATTTCAGAGCCATCTCCTGCCtacctcccgttttgttatttctcacaGAAAACACCCCCTCCCTAGTGTTGTTGAATTTATGaaaaattttaaaagtatttttccaaaatatgtgtaaaaataaGATTTAGCCAGCAAAAATCACTCCATTAGCTGAAACAAAGACAAAATTGtgaccaaattaagactcaaaatccccccagattggatgaaaacatccccaacagcacacatgGGTTACCACATGGCTATTTATGCTGGCTAAAGATCTTTTTTCAGATCATCATGCACTTCTCATATATGGCAATGAAGGAAATTATTGtaaaactgaaaaagaaaataaatacatacgaTCTAATCCGTTGATGTAGTTCATGCTGACTTCACAGTGGCCCCAGACAGCGCTGACGATCGGGTACAGCCTCTTCCCCTTCAGCCCTCGAAACGCCACTCCCAGATAATTTCCATCAGCACAGAATCCCAGCGTTCCCTCGTCCATATCCAACACCACCAAAATCTCCTCCGGCACAGAGAACGTGCCTTCCTCATCCTCATCTTCCACGAACTCCGGATACGGCGGCGCTGGCCCAGATCGGCTCTTTCGATCATGGTAAAGCCGACCTCGTCCCAAATCCCACCCCCAGGATTCAGCATCACTTCCAACTAGAGCAGAATACCCAACAGCTCGTAAAGTAGCTAAAGAAGTGGCCACTCCAACCACAGCATGAGTGCCCCGCTGCCGTACAGGCCATCGTAAACTCCATGCATGCAAACCTCGGGTGAAGCCGGTTTTCCCGCGCACACAGTCAGTGCTTTGGGCCACCGGGTGGCGGTGGAACGTGAGCCGGTCATCGTCTTTGATAAACAGGTTTGGCGAACGGTCGTCTGGGTTCCAGGCGTGCTGAAGCTGGGCTTCCGAACCAGCCGGAGGCATATCCAACAGCAGCTCCAGACGGGCAGGTAAAGGGACACCTCGATTTCGAAGCGCCGCACACACTGGTGGATACGCCAGCTCACCCACCTCCTGCTCATCCGCTGATTTGACCACACCCGATACCCTCTGCCCCATCACTGCCCAGCCTCGGGCATCAACAACCACAGGCTGTGTTACCTCATGAGCAGAGCCGACCCGAGAGcctcagccaatcagaagagACGACACAGTCTCATTCACAAGAACACGTTCAGATGGAAGAGAGCAAACCTGTGGAGGAGAATAAAAGACAGTAAGGAAGCTTGTTCGGACATTTACAGACACTGGTTACGTCCTAAAAGACACACTATGGACTTATGATACACTATGCATTTATACACTAAATGGTTTAGTCTGAGTTTAGGGTCTTCCCAACGTTTTTTACTACCCAGAAACTTGAACCATTTCACAGTCAACATTTATTGGCTgccaaatttgtaaaaaactaaaacaactgGAAAGAACTACCAAATAGTAGTGTTTTGTGTGCTGCTAAATTTTAAAATCAAACTATTCTCAGACTAGCTGAACATAGATGAAAAATGATGCCACATAGatgttaaaaaaaagagaagctgAAAAAGAAGAAGTTCAGAGGTTTAACTACagtaaagcaaatttttaaatagatttttacaattttatagattaaaagtttataaaaataaaagcaatgctGAATTTTTAGCATCGCTGTTCCAgtctttagagcaggggtcaccaatctcgttcctggagggccggtgtccctgcagggtttagctccaacttgcttcaacacacctgtctggatgtttcaagtatacctagtaagaccttgattagcttgttcaggtgtgtttgattagggttggagctaaaatctgcaggacaccggccctccaagaacaagtttggtgaccgcTGCTTTAGAGTCACATGAGCCTTGTGAAACCATTTTATTGTtgatttgctgtttaaaaaaaacaatctcaattaatattaattaatgctgaaaacagttgtggtgctttatatttatatcaaaacattttttttctataatagTTTAGGATAAGAGTAGGAATTTATAGTAGGAACAtttatttgatgcattaatttttttgtaaaatttttacttatatatttttatcaattgaATGGGGGTTCACTCAACTTAAAAATAATTcacaatttttataaaaaaagacattttcaatTGTTTTAATTTCACAGGGATATTATTAAACTCTTCGCTTattgaaattatacattttataagtaaaaaaaaacaactacagtaggtgagagttcaattTGGCTATTACCGCAGGAGGAtttaccgccgccgtttgaaatagctGCCGCTCTGTTGTTAGCTATGACAGCCATTTTTGAataagccgccagggggcgcaaagggacgggatgcgaacggacagaaatagcctacagcagctttaaatatgctattgtgcttgtaaatgagataagaaaataagtcaaagcattataattctgTAAATCACCTTACTGGGGTTAATGAAGTCATTcgataatataattttattatataatcttagtaatttttaattaatcaatcaacttttatttatatagcactttactacaaccaaggttgaccaaagtgctttacacaagtaAAAGTTATACAACACAACAGAAAAGGAGTCGatgcaaaacaatacaaaaaatatcaataaaatcaaacaaacattaaaacataatgAAGTGTCAGTGCTATGCATAAAAAGCCAATTTAAACAAGTGGGTCTTAAGCTTAGCTTTAAAAACTGGCAGGTGAGTGATTGTACAAAGCTCAGTTGGAAGagtattccagagtttaggacttGCCACTACAAAAGAGCCATCACCCCACTGCTTGTATCTTGACCGAGGGACTTCAAGCAGAAGTTGGTCAGCAGATCGCAAAGCCCTACTGGGTTTGTGAATGTGTAAAATTTCATATTAATATGTGCAAGGCTACTGAcggcattaaaaacaaacaaagtgcattacagtagtccaaaCGCGAACTAACAAAAGCATGGACGGCTATCTCAACATCAGCCTTGCTCAGGAAGGGCTAGACTTGAAAGAGAATCACCAAATTAATCTGCTTATCAAATTTTAGACTACTGTCTAGTCTCACACCCAAGTTTTTGACCACATGACTGAAGCAAAGAAACTGAGCCAGATGCGCTGGAGATGAAATGGTTGACCTCTTAGAATTGTCAAACAGAATCAACTCAGTTTTGTCTTCAATTAGACAGAGAAAATTGTGACAGCCATATCTTAATATCATTAAAACAATTGCTAAAAGAATTAAGTGAATCTAAAAAGTTTGGTGTGACAGGAATATAAAGCTGTACACCGTCAGCATTCAAATGAAAAGAGACATTGTGATTTAAAATAAGTGAACTTAAAGACAGCATGTACAAAGAGAACAAAGCAGGGCCCAAAATGGATCCCTGAGGCACACCACAGGTCAAAGGGGCAGGAGACGAAGGGAAGACACCAACCACTGAAGATTTTAAAAATTGCACGAAtagtcggcgccaatagcctagtggttaagtgtgcaGACATTTAGCACCATGGTACTCATGGCGATCAGAGTTCGAATGTCTGTCCTCTACTATCCTATctcaataaaaaggtaaaaacccctaaaaataattaattatagaaatgaatgaataaatgcttttCTACACTACAACCACTTTAAAAATATGAACTCACCATTATTAaccaatattaatatatttaactaAAAACAGTACAGCTGCAGGTTTAAAAAGAAGAAAGGCCAGAATAAAAGTCAAATGTGTAAGTAAAAGCAGAGTGTGCTTCTGTAGACTGAGAGATGAGATTTCACACAATCTGAAGGAGCCACTTGTGTTCACACCGCACCGGATGATGGCTGAGAGAATCTGCTCTGAACCTGAGAAAACCACACTTTCACAAGAGCATGTGGACAGGAGGAATATTCCCTCCAAAGAGACTAAGTGACAGCACGCTTTCTAGAGAATCACTGGCCAAACATACAGCCTGCAGACTATCCGCTAACTCATTCTCTCCAGAAAACCGACCACATTTGTTGCGTCTCCATGTGG is part of the Danio rerio strain Tuebingen ecotype United States chromosome 15, GRCz12tu, whole genome shotgun sequence genome and encodes:
- the spsb4b gene encoding SPRY domain-containing SOCS box protein 4b isoform X1; this translates as MGQRVSGVVKSADEQEVGELAYPPVCAALRNRGVPLPARLELLLDMPPAGSEAQLQHAWNPDDRSPNLFIKDDDRLTFHRHPVAQSTDCVRGKTGFTRGLHAWSLRWPVRQRGTHAVVGVATSLATLRAVGYSALVGSDAESWGWDLGRGRLYHDRKSRSGPAPPYPEFVEDEDEEGTFSVPEEILVVLDMDEGTLGFCADGNYLGVAFRGLKGKRLYPIVSAVWGHCEVSMNYINGLDPEPLPLMELCRRAARQALGRHRIHHIQSLPLPQTLKNYLQYQ